The region TCGTGTGCACGGTAGACATAGATGTCCAGGTTTGTTGCAACGCGCCGTCTCCAAAGAACCTGAACTTAACCACGACTAGATCTTGAAACCCCTTCTGTCCCACAACGAGCTCGTACTAGCGGCCAGGAAGGATCTCTCAGAATTGATAACAGACGAAAATGACGAAAGGCTCGACTCGTTTCAGACTCCCTTCACAGAAGATCCTCCGGAGACCTATGACGCGCTGGGGACATTGATGGATGCACTCAAATCTGGACGCCAAGGTGAAGTTAGTCAGAAAGCCTTTGTGATTCTCGACGAAAGAACTGCAGGAGACGGAAACACGTGCCAAGTCGCAGTTGACGGACGaaatgaagaggatggtaACGAGATCCAAGTCGCTTTTCGTTGCGAACTATCATCAGCCACTCACGGCCTTGCAGCTGTTGAAGGATCTACAAACAGCCAGTTAACCAAAGTCATACGCGATCTACGCAACGAAGCTGCCATGGTCGGCGGGTTATGGAACAAGCAGCGCGTAGATGAATTGAGAGCCAGACCCAAACGTATTGATGTCGGCGACTACCCTCCCCATGAAAACTGGGATGATGCTTGTGGGCCAGAAGACCCAGACACAGATATCCCATATTATCCCATCTTTAGGACCGCAGACATTAGTCTCAAGGTAAGTTCCAGAGCTGTATTAGGACAACACGAGCTAACACGATAATCCCCCAGACGATCAACCAATTTCTCCAAGAGAGCTACGACCAGGACTGGGGCGATGAGGAGATCGCCGGACCGTCTATGGCATTTGTAACTTCTATTGACAAGGCTCCATTCCATTCTGGAAAGGCTGGGAAACAGCTTGATTCGGTGCCGCATGTGCCGTCTGTCTTGATTGGCGCCTCTGCAATTGAATGCGATGCGATTGTGCGCAGCCGCTTTCCTGTAAACGGGGCTGATTCTGAGATGAATTACAACTTGTTTATTGTCCTGGACGAACTTACTGAGAAGGACAAGACGGTTCTTGTTGCGGCTAATAACGAATTGGGTGGCCAGTTGCTGTTGGGCAGGACTGACTTCAAGTCAGCCTTGACAGTCTTGGTGGCACCTTCGGATACGAGTTTGACGGTGGACAGCCAGATCAATAGTGCTACCACTGAGGGATCGGGGATTGTATATGACGATTGAGTTTTGGCATCAGAGATAGATTAGTCATATACTCGACAAACTTTGACAGTCACAAGTGTGTACAGCAAAATTAAACTGCCATGGAAAGAAACTCTACTCCACTTGCATTAATAACCACATCGTGCTAAATTGGCCCATAACAATAAGCACTTCATTGCTATTTAcattgtgttgttggttaTCAGATACGTTAGTTGTCCCAATTGGGAGTGGCCTTACTGATTGCATAACTAGTTCCATGTCTTAACTCAAACAAGGATTAACCGTAACTAGCACTTACTCCTTCCCAAATTAGCTCCCCGGATGAGTCTTTCATTCAACTAATTTTATCGAGCAACAATAGTGCTGGTTTTGTCTTTCTACCCTTGATGTTTCCCACATCTTAAGTATTAATACAGTTGTCGAATACCGTCCCATCATCAGAAACTGGCATTTCCGTCCTTCAGCTACCGGCAACCTCTTTTCCCATCCCAGACGCCTCAACCAAATGTCAACATGCGTAGTGACGTACCCCCCACTCGGGCAAGTAACCAGAATTACAACCCCGAGTCTTGAGTTTAGCTGCATCTTGCAGCTTGAGTCCCAGCACAGAAACAAGCCGTGGGAGGTGGTGCTTCGCTATGCCCCAGTCCATTCCGACACATGTAACGAAGTCGTGTTGACTCGCTCTCAACGGGCTGTCTTGCACGCACATAAACAACCAGACACGACAGATGAGATATTATACGAGACAGAGATAGAGTTTACTACTGCTCTTCAGTTTGAGATTATGTACAGAATCGGTCACACAGAGCCGTGGACGACAGCAGAGCAGGAAGCAAAAGCCAATAGCATCATCGTACTAGCACCGCAAGTCAGTGATCTTGGCAAGAAGTCCGCCAGTCTAAATGACTATCTCGAAGATTTGAATCGCGATCTTAAAGTACGACTTCTGTCCGACAGCGCAAATGCAGAAGTCACATCATGGCTGGTAGAAACTCCAGTTGCACCAGCGCCCGGAGAATTTCCACACATGGAGCAAGTCATGTTGGGGCAACCGTTTGGCGGCAAGTTTCTGAGGTAAGCTTGGCATGTAGGCTGTATTGAAGAGTTGACATGTACGCGAGAGTATCTTTGGATCACATTTCAAATGTTTTATTTGTATCATTGACTTATATTTCTATAGGTGGTTTGGTATTTCTCGGAACAAGAAGTCCTGGATGGCTCCTCGACAAGGCAAAAGTTACTTCAAGATTGATGTTTCAGCAATATTTTGCTCGTTCCTAAATGCCCGTGGTCAGCatcttcaagttcttggaCTTAGTGGCCTTGAGAATGTTATGACCGTTTTCGGTGACAATAATGAGGGTGCACTGATGATAAAGGTTCGTGAGCCTTCTCAGTTATAGCTGACAGACCTCGCCTGAGAATCTTACTGATAACCTTAGATTCGCAATGAACGCCCCTTTCCAGGTTACGGAAGAGTCATTGTCAGTGTTGGAGATGACTTTGACAGAGCTCTAGAGAGCACTATGCAACAAGCAAGGGCAATATTTAGATCCGTGGAGCTGCCAAATCCTGAGGCTGGGGATCGGATGAGCTCAGGTGTCGAGCGAAGCTGGGCTGACCAGTGGCTTAACGGGCTGCTTTACAGTATGTTTTGCCATGGAGTTTAACAGTTTCACTCAGACCACTAATCCGTTTCAAGGACCCCCAGTTAATGACGGCAAGCTGCTCACCGCAGAAGGGATTGCGGCATCTTTGGATACTCTGACATCTAAAGGAATCAATCTCAGTGGCGTCATACTACCCGACGCCTGGCAAAACGTCGATCATAGTAAACCCAGTCGCTACCATGCCGGTCTGGTAGATTTTGAGGCCGACACTACCTCGCTCAAGTTAGGGCTGAAAGATATCATCAGCAATatcaaaacaaaacaccaatcCATTCGACAAGTTATCCTCAGCCACCCGATTTTCGGACACTGGGGCGGCATATCGTCAAATGGGCGCCTCACGGAAAATTATGCAACCATACCGGTGGAGAGATCGGAGGCTATTCAGCCAGGAGAGAATatcaacctcaccatccCACTGATCGCCCCGGAAGATATTAAAAGGTTCTATCACGACTATTATAGGTAAGCTGCCCACAGGCCCAGGCCCCCCATTACGCTTAAACTAAACGTCTGCAGCTTCCTATCTTCCTGCAACATTACATCCGTCCAAGCCGATGCAGTCTATTTGCTAGAGACTCTTTCCTCAGCAAGTTCGCGTTGCTCCATAGCAGACCGATACCTTGATGCTCAACATGCTGCTGCACAAGTCAACTTTAATGAGCACAGCCTGGTCAGCATGTCCTTGGCACCTTGCGCTCTGTTTCATACACTCAAGGTCTCCGAGACAGACAGAAAGCAAGTCGTTCGAAATAGTGCCGCGTTTCCGAATCACAAGGAGTACATTTTTGTCAACGCACACAACGCAATCCTTTCCGCGGCCGTCGGCAATATCCCAGATTGGGGTCCAATAGAAAGTACTAGCGAGCTCGGTGCCTTCCACATAGCTGCGAGGAATATTTCCGGTGGTCCATTGCAAATCAGTTCATTTGATGGCtcagatgaagatgacatgCGGCTAGTGCAACAAGTATCGGGATCAACAGGGTTGAACAAAACCGTAGTCCTTCGACCTACTGGGTTGGGCAGAGCGATCAATCCGTACATCGCCCGTGAGGATAATGCGCTTCTGAAAATTGGAAACACACATGGTAGCTATTAGCCACTGCCTTACTCTGTAATCAATTTACTGACAATTACTCAGACACAGAATTCTCAActatttcttttcttgggCTCTTTAATActgcagaccagacggcgACAGAGCTCATCAGGCTCCAGGATTTCCCAAGAGTGAACCCCCAACAGAAGTATATCATCAAAACATCGTCTTCAGGTGTCATCAGCAACTTCGAGAATGGCGATAGTTCATCCTCGCTGCTGGTGCATCTTCAGCCCTCAAAATTTGAAGTTTTGTCCGCCTGTCCATTGAAAGAAATCTCTCAGGCAGGCGCTAAAAGCAATTTCCAAGTCGCTGTCCTCGGCCTCCAGGGGAAGTTGATTGGTGCTACCGCAATAATGAGTAGCGCCTACGAGCTCGAAGACGGCCAACTCTGCGTCAAAGCTGTGCTGAAAAGCCTCGGCATATTAGGTACAGGAGGCCCAAAGATTGCCCATGGTAGCTAAAAACTGACAAGGCTTGACATAGAATTTTACATTTCAAACCTTTCGCAACGAACAATCGACGAAAGCAAGATGAAACTTCGAATTCAAGGCAAGAAACTCTCTTCATGTCCATTCGTCGTCGACGTGACACGGCGAGTGCTCAGCGTAGACTTGGAGTACATTtggaagacggagaagattGAGAGCAAAACAGATGAGATATATGTAGAGTTACTTATCTAAATTCTCTATATGCTCTCTCTGGCGTTCGGGGTATAAAATGTCCAGTTTAATATTATTGGAACACAATCCCAAACGACTTTGCCTGGAGACGGGGTGAAAGGGCTGGTTGTTGGATTGagggttagggttagcaACACCGCGCGGGACAAAACATTTCCGATTGCGTTTCAACTCATAAATACTTGCCCCACGAGGCATATTCGTGCAATTGATCTCTCATCGATTAAAGCTGCCTATCTAGGTCCCTAGATAGGTATTTCACTCCCCTTTCCCCCCATTGCCTCTGAATCGCGCGCTCTCAAAAAAGTTGAAATCGCCAACCAAGCACCCCGGTAGGCCCCTACACCCGGCACGTGACCTCAAAAAACCGCCATCTCTTCGCATTTTCAAGCATCGCCAGACCGTCCATCCACGACAACCATCTCCAAACACCCAATCCTCACATCATGGCCCTCCAACCCTGTCGCGCGCACCTCCCACGAGCGCGTCACACCCTCCGCGCCCTCACGCCCACACTACGCACCTACGCCACCGAATCAACACCCGAATCCTTCAAAGCCCCATCGCAAGAATCTTCAGTCCCAAGATGGAGCCAAACGCCCGCAGGCATGAAAGCCCCCATGCAGCTCGATTTCGCGAAATCAGTCAAAAACAAAATCTGGAGCGTCAACAACGACCCCGCGAAGCTGGACGACATGTATAACCGACTACTTGGGCCGGGGGGCAGCAAGATGCTGCCAGAGGAGTTGAAGTGGCTGGCTGTCACGCACAAGAGCTTCGATCAGGGCAGACGAGGGTTTAATGATaagttggcgttgatgggtAGGTTGCCTGTAGTTCTCGGGTAGGGAGGATGTACTGACTGGTGCAGGTCGATTGACGCTCATTATGGAAGCGACCAAGGAAATCGTGAGCAAGGCCCCTATGAAGGGGTCACGGCAGACGGACGCGTTTGGGAGAACTCCTTTTGAGCATGAACAGCTTGCTTCGGTGGATAACTTGAATGTTGAGGGGCCAAAGGACGTGGTTGGTAAGGAGAAGCTGTATGAGCTGGCCTCGA is a window of Pochonia chlamydosporia 170 chromosome 5, whole genome shotgun sequence DNA encoding:
- a CDS encoding (trans)glycosidase (similar to Glarea lozoyensis ATCC 20868 XP_008084775.1), which codes for MYRIGHTEPWTTAEQEAKANSIIVLAPQVSDLGKKSASLNDYLEDLNRDLKVRLLSDSANAEVTSWLVETPVAPAPGEFPHMEQVMLGQPFGGKFLRWFGISRNKKSWMAPRQGKSYFKIDVSAIFCSFLNARGQHLQVLGLSGLENVMTVFGDNNEGALMIKIRNERPFPGYGRVIVSVGDDFDRALESTMQQARAIFRSVELPNPEAGDRMSSGVERSWADQWLNGLLYRPPVNDGKLLTAEGIAASLDTLTSKGINLSGVILPDAWQNVDHSKPSRYHAGLVDFEADTTSLKLGLKDIISNIKTKHQSIRQVILSHPIFGHWGGISSNGRLTENYATIPVERSEAIQPGENINLTIPLIAPEDIKRFYHDYYSFLSSCNITSVQADAVYLLETLSSASSRCSIADRYLDAQHAAAQVNFNEHSLVSMSLAPCALFHTLKVSETDRKQVVRNSAAFPNHKEYIFVNAHNAILSAAVGNIPDWGPIESTSELGAFHIAARNISGGPLQISSFDGSDEDDMRLVQQVSGSTGLNKTVVLRPTGLGRAINPYIAREDNALLKIGNTHDTEFSTISFLGLFNTADQTATELIRLQDFPRVNPQQKYIIKTSSSGVISNFENGDSSSSLLVHLQPSKFEVLSACPLKEISQAGAKSNFQVAVLGLQGKLIGATAIMSSAYELEDGQLCVKAVLKSLGILEFYISNLSQRTIDESKMKLRIQGKKLSSCPFVVDVTRRVLSVDLEYIWKTEKIESKTDEIYVELLI
- a CDS encoding RNase III domain-containing protein (similar to Metarhizium robertsii ARSEF 23 XP_007826308.1), giving the protein MALQPCRAHLPRARHTLRALTPTLRTYATESTPESFKAPSQESSVPRWSQTPAGMKAPMQLDFAKSVKNKIWSVNNDPAKLDDMYNRLLGPGGSKMLPEELKWLAVTHKSFDQGRRGFNDKLALMGRLTLIMEATKEIVSKAPMKGSRQTDAFGRTPFEHEQLASVDNLNVEGPKDVVGKEKLYELASTVGILDVVRWKPRLPQNLESSGVEVVLNGAILAIIGAITLQHGSVVASKVVRERILARLPKNE